Genomic DNA from Pempheris klunzingeri isolate RE-2024b chromosome 22, fPemKlu1.hap1, whole genome shotgun sequence:
ATCTGTTTCCTCGGCATTAAAGATTAAATGAGCAAGTCTTTTAAACTAGGATTAATGTAGTAGGGAGCATCTCAGTGCAACTCAGTACATATACTCAAGTACTACAAAGCACTGAGGTACTATGTAGTACTTGAGTATCTGACGTGTATcaacaaattaagattttatatTCAGTACACAGGATAAAAAGAATCACAGATATACTGATAGACAATTGTGGGATAATACTAAATATCAAAACGGTGTTCAAGAGTAACACAAGCAGAGCAACATTATCTCTATTACTACTTCCTGTAAATGGGAATTAAGGCACAAAGAAATATGCTTTCGCAGTGAGAAAGCCCAGAGTCtttctctcacccacacactctaAATGATGTACTGCTGTTTATACTAACTGCAGCCAACCAGAGATTCCTGCTCTGTTGATATTAGATTAATTTAAGTGTAATGATGGGAAACGAGAGGCGGATTGCTAGGCAACGTCTTCTAAACACGCCGAGGTTTCCCATCACAAGGCGATAAGGTTGACAGAGTGTTGTTTATATTGTTGAGACTCCACCAAAGGTTCCACACTGTCTGTGGCCGGAGTCGTACTAATACTGCAGCAGACAATGAAGCAGGAGGGTACAAGCTTTTCATAGCAGTTATGGTCTGTAAGTTTGCTCTGCACAGAGAGGCGAAGGCCTACGCAGTGAGCATCGTTAGGAACGGCAGCATCTGTTGGTCTGTACACCACTTTGgtctagactgaaatatctcagtaaTTACTGGATAGATTATTTAACAGACATTCATGTGAGCCTGAGGATGATTTCTAATGACTTTGGAGATCCCTGGCCCTGCCCCTAGCAATTTACACATAGCATAAGTGCATAAATTGGCTGTTTAAATGGATGGACTGAACTTGGACAGCACCTTTCAAGTCTTTTCAGCCTCTCAAAGTGTTTTGACATAGCATTTGCATTCACACAACATCCATACACTGATGGCAGGTTGCCAACAGAAACTAAttaatcactcacacacacacaaacaactttaAATTTTAAGTTTATCGTCAGAATTTTGCAATATGTCAAATTAATAGAAGCTGTACATTATTAAACCAGAGCTCAATAGTTTTTTTCCCAAATATTGAAAAAGTTATTTGTGCGGTATAAATATTATGATattcagcaaaaacattttgaggCACGTACCAGTTTTCTATTTCTAATCCACAATTCTTTGATTTGAACATTTTGCAATGGCTGAAATGCGataaaaacattacagtaaCGCTTGAGTGCCCTCTGATTTTTCCTGTCTTGGCCAAACAATATGACTGACATCAAAAAGGTGGGGTCCCTCAACCCAAATACAAAGTTTGTTGGGGTTGTTGGGATCAACCAGCACAGCACCACTGGGTAGAAATGGTGAAACTTCCTGTATCATGATCGTATAGAAGTCCCTGGTTACAGGAGAAAGTACGAGAGAAAGGCTTGATCTAACCCGGTATCGGACAGGACGCAGGCCatgctcctcctgcagcctcttCAACAGTGACCGAGGAATCATTGTCACCGTGTTGTCAtacctgtcctcttcctctgcttcttgtCCCTCTCCATCCGCATTTATCCTGCCCTCCATATCTAAGACTACACTGCCATCCCTGGAGCTTTCTTTAGCTTCCCCGTTTTTCCtgatttcctcctctgtttggctattattgttatttgtgATGAATACCACTGGaaccatttcctctcctccacgcATTCTGTATATACAGTAGCTCAGCTTATAACCATGCTCTTCCTTAATCATCTGAGAACACAAGGAAAACACGTTGCTTTGTGTTAGATGTTTCCTTATATGCGTTATCTTCATATTCGACCATAAATGTTATTTCTATCTAATTTTACCATCATATAATACTACTTACCCAACAACACCCCACCAAAAGAGCGATCACTGCACCCACTATAGCGGAAGCAATAAAAGAGCCAACGAGGATCACCTGaacaaattagaaaatatttttcaagGCACCTGATATGATGCACCTACTAAAccttatttattctttaaatctCTTCTGTGGTGGCTCTGAAAGCCAAATGGCAGCAATAGCAGAGAAAGCAATGTTGTTTGACAAAACCCAATGGTATTTTGGAAAAGGTGaaatcacaaaaatatttgCCTATCACTGTGACATAATTACGTCGGACAAATAAAGAAGTAGGTTGGTCCCTGCTGTGATGGTAAGGTGATTTTGCCTTTAATGAATATTTGAACAGGTGAAAATATATGCttatttgtaatgtaatgaaatacTTCTTACCCAAATTATCATGATGGCCCAAAACCTGGATCTGTGTTTTTCATCAAGGGATAAGACTATAGGAAGAcaaggctacacacacacacacacacacacacacagagaatatGTTCATAATGAATGgttttcatctgtcttttatGTTTGTAAATCTACTGAAAACTTTGTTTCAAATCCAATAACACCAGAATTGAGGTATTTAAATAAGCAAAAGTGCTCAAACGTTGGCAGAAAATGTTGTGTTCATGTAGGACTTTGTCCACGATAAGAGTCTGATTGAGAAAATAGGTTTTCAGGGCATTTGATAAAACAGCACGGGGACAATTTGTTCATTAAGAGCAACATTTTACCTTTTCATAAACCAGGCTGTTTCCAACTTCAACCTAAAACAAAAAGGTTAACATTATGTCTCTTCCAAGAGCTGTGAAATAGACAATATCTTGTCtatgaaatatacatttactAATTATGTTTTACAACTCTGTCACCTTGAATTAATTTTAGAAAACACATGGGTGCTATTTAGCTCTGTGTCAATGTGAAGGATGAATAACTCACACATGCAGAGCTGTTGTCCTCTCTGGCGCACAAGCAGGAGTCTGGGATTGAGGACTTCCAGTCCTGGTAGCCTTTGAGTCCACAACACTTAAActagagcaaacacacacacaaccagaggTGATTTAGAGCTTCTGCTTTACTTATGTTTAAAAGTCTTTAACTGCAAAAACACGTGTACAGTGGCAGATGGTATAAAGTAGTTAAGAACTTTTACACATCATGACCTTTAAGGTTGTTGTGGCGAGTGGTTGCATATTTATATATCCAGAAGTTATGGTGCAACATAAGCATTCTTTTGAAGTCATGTTTTTGCCACCTGGCGATCGTAAGTCTattattcactctcttttagctctgtttttggtctcaaccaactgctgagaaaaatatctggctcttcagctgctgattgctccactatgttcagcAGCTGTCTCTAACTGCCTGTCTGCTGTATGGATCTGAGCGGGTAGCCtattaaaacagtaaatttaTAGCTAAACAATGAAGTGAAactgagaggagctgcagattcaggtgatttTCTGTCTTACCTCAGCCTGCCAATGGTACACATTGCGTTTGTGGCAGATCGTGTCAGTCAGGCTTTCTGTGTTTCCTGGCGTATGTGTCAGAGGTAGCAGAGCCAAGTAGCGCTCCTCAAACATTTTTATCTCCTAGAGgcaaatacaaagaaaaataccTGCAATTGTTAGCTTGCTGCACATGGATGACTAATGATTCCTATTTTTCTAACCACTGATGCCATTTttgctatgctaagctaaccagctgtgCCATAAGCCAAATTCAGAATCACAACATAACGAAACCGTTTTAGAACGCTGTCTATTTCGTAGGTTGTTTTAGGCTGTAGTCCACATGACAGATATGAGCCCAGTGTCAGTTTTCATAAAATTCCCCACTAAAAAGTAACTTTTTCCAGTCGAGTGAAGTCATGCGATGACAATTTGAGCTATCTGCATTATAACTGCACAAACTCCATCATGTGACCAAGACCATGAggtgtggttgaaagctccagaaaaatgCTACTGTTGTAA
This window encodes:
- the LOC139222125 gene encoding uncharacterized protein, encoding MENLNCEDMAAAAAAAAAETDDKKKTFFRKPNSILWTATGLVVTYVVWCVLVIILTASGIFLNSLQFDCVNIKEEESRLKNKATLVYLWAGLSLLACIVQLLEIWRRKGFYGKVFVVTICVLTLVMILSFVKCWNEEAQEIKMFEERYLALLPLTHTPGNTESLTDTICHKRNVYHWQAEFKCCGLKGYQDWKSSIPDSCLCAREDNSSACVEVGNSLVYEKPCLPIVLSLDEKHRSRFWAIMIIWVILVGSFIASAIVGAVIALLVGCCWMIKEEHGYKLSYCIYRMRGGEEMVPVVFITNNNNSQTEEEIRKNGEAKESSRDGSVVLDMEGRINADGEGQEAEEEDRYDNTVTMIPRSLLKRLQEEHGLRPVRYRVRSSLSLVLSPVTRDFYTIMIQEVSPFLPSGAVLVDPNNPNKLCIWVEGPHLFDVSHIVWPRQEKSEGTQALL